In Prevotella sp. oral taxon 475, one DNA window encodes the following:
- a CDS encoding glycosyltransferase: MKKLLQINITANWGSHGKIAEGIGKAAIKQGWQSYIAYGRWANPSASNLFHIGNRWDEMRHGLASRLLDNHGLMSQKATKSLLQFVRNVNPDIVHLHNIHGYYLHYPLLFQYLRQHDIPVVWTLHDCWSFTGHCAHYEFCGCEKWKTHCAECPQKKAYPKSWLLDRSFRNFEQKKETFLSLNHLTLVPVSQWLQHQLQQSFFKHTPIHLIYNGIDTNVFSKQTEVSWVKEKYGIPAHCAIVLGVASNWYRKGLPDFLQLASLLPPSIRIVLVGLNKQEQKLAARAGIVGISRTDSQRELCSLYSAASVYFNPTWEDTFPTTNLEAMACGTPVVTYNTGGSPEAITAETGVVIAKGDIQTAATKIELLCQQPATTFEDACRQHVVRHFNKEERFSEYLELYTQLLKKNEQEGASHQAFTTNTCIKA; the protein is encoded by the coding sequence ATGAAGAAGCTGCTACAAATCAACATCACTGCCAACTGGGGTTCACATGGAAAGATAGCAGAAGGTATAGGTAAGGCGGCTATCAAGCAAGGCTGGCAAAGCTACATCGCATACGGAAGATGGGCCAATCCCAGCGCATCCAATCTCTTCCATATCGGAAACAGATGGGATGAAATGCGCCATGGGTTGGCTTCACGACTGCTCGACAACCACGGCTTAATGTCTCAGAAGGCCACCAAGTCGTTACTGCAATTCGTCAGAAACGTCAACCCCGACATTGTACACCTGCACAACATACATGGCTATTACCTCCATTATCCACTGCTTTTTCAATACCTACGCCAACACGACATCCCCGTGGTGTGGACGCTGCACGACTGTTGGAGCTTTACAGGCCATTGCGCGCACTATGAATTTTGTGGATGTGAGAAATGGAAAACGCATTGTGCGGAATGCCCACAAAAGAAAGCATATCCTAAGAGTTGGCTGTTAGATCGCTCGTTTCGCAACTTCGAACAAAAAAAAGAGACCTTTCTTTCTCTCAACCACCTTACACTCGTACCCGTAAGCCAATGGTTACAGCATCAGTTACAGCAGTCGTTTTTCAAACATACGCCCATCCACCTTATATATAATGGTATTGATACGAATGTTTTTAGCAAGCAGACGGAAGTGAGCTGGGTGAAAGAGAAGTATGGCATCCCTGCCCATTGTGCCATCGTTTTGGGGGTTGCCTCCAACTGGTATCGAAAAGGTTTACCCGACTTTCTTCAGCTTGCATCACTCTTGCCCCCATCCATCCGTATCGTTCTTGTGGGTCTGAACAAACAAGAACAAAAGTTAGCTGCTCGCGCAGGCATTGTAGGCATTAGTCGCACAGACAGCCAACGCGAACTCTGCTCACTCTATTCGGCTGCCAGCGTTTATTTCAACCCCACTTGGGAAGACACTTTTCCCACAACCAATCTTGAGGCGATGGCCTGTGGAACACCTGTCGTTACTTACAATACAGGTGGAAGTCCCGAAGCCATTACGGCAGAAACGGGTGTCGTGATAGCGAAAGGCGATATACAAACAGCCGCCACTAAGATAGAACTCTTATGCCAACAACCTGCCACAACTTTCGAAGACGCTTGTAGACAGCATGTCGTTCGGCATTTCAATAAGGAAGAACGCTTTTCAGAATATCTCGAACTATACACCCAACTTCTCAAGAAAAACGAACAAGAAGGTGCATCCCATCAGGCCTTCACGACAAATACATGCATCAAAGCCTAA
- a CDS encoding glycosyltransferase family 2 protein produces the protein MKVTVVTVAYNSATTIASCMQSVLNQTFPDIEYIVVDGLSSDNTIGLICEFEPRFAGRMRWVSEKDAGIYDAMNKGLRMATGDVVGILNSDDFFTTTDVVEKVAQAFSDPMLDAVYGDVHFVRESDLTHSVRHYSSAGFRPWWLRFGLMPAHPSFYVRREVFEKAGLYKTDYQIGGDFEMMVRLFKRFNIRAKYLNIDFVTMRTGGVSTKNMGSRLTLLREDARACRENGLYTHPLLICLKYFYKVLEFRL, from the coding sequence ATGAAGGTAACGGTAGTTACAGTGGCCTATAATAGTGCCACGACGATAGCGAGTTGCATGCAGTCGGTGTTGAATCAAACCTTTCCTGACATCGAATACATCGTCGTAGATGGACTGTCGAGCGACAACACCATCGGTCTTATCTGCGAATTTGAACCAAGATTTGCGGGCAGAATGCGCTGGGTGAGCGAGAAAGATGCCGGGATTTACGATGCCATGAACAAAGGTTTGCGCATGGCTACAGGCGATGTGGTGGGTATTTTGAACTCGGACGACTTCTTTACGACAACAGATGTGGTGGAGAAAGTGGCGCAAGCGTTTTCCGACCCGATGCTGGATGCTGTTTATGGCGACGTGCATTTCGTTCGCGAATCCGACTTAACGCATAGCGTGCGGCATTATTCATCGGCAGGTTTTCGCCCTTGGTGGCTGCGCTTCGGTCTGATGCCGGCTCATCCTTCATTCTATGTACGCAGAGAAGTGTTTGAAAAGGCTGGACTGTACAAGACGGATTATCAAATTGGCGGCGACTTTGAGATGATGGTCAGGCTTTTTAAGCGGTTCAACATTAGGGCAAAATACCTGAACATAGACTTTGTTACGATGCGCACAGGCGGTGTTAGCACCAAGAATATGGGCAGCCGACTGACGCTATTGCGCGAGGACGCGCGTGCATGCAGAGAGAATGGCCTCTACACTCACCCGTTGCTGATCTGCCTGAAGTATTTTTATAAGGTATTGGAATTTAGGCTTTGA
- a CDS encoding YebC/PmpR family DNA-binding transcriptional regulator → MGRAFEYRKAAKLKRWGHMARTFTKIGKQIAIAVKAGGPEPENNPTLRAIIANAKHENMPKDNIERAIKNAMGKDQSEYKEVTYEGYGPHGVAIFVDTLTDNTTRTVGDVRSVFNKFNGNLGTTGSLSFLFDHKSVFTFKKKEGLDMDELILELIDYGVEDEYDEDDETGEITIYGAPTSFGEIQKHLEEEGFEVTGAEFTYIPNDLKEVTDEQREVIDKMVEKLEDFDDVQTVYTNMK, encoded by the coding sequence ATGGGAAGAGCTTTTGAATATCGCAAAGCTGCGAAACTAAAAAGATGGGGACACATGGCCCGCACATTTACAAAGATTGGTAAACAAATTGCCATTGCCGTGAAGGCCGGCGGTCCGGAACCGGAAAACAATCCCACTTTGCGGGCCATCATTGCCAATGCTAAGCACGAAAATATGCCTAAAGACAACATCGAACGGGCTATTAAGAATGCGATGGGCAAAGATCAGAGCGAATATAAGGAGGTGACTTATGAGGGATATGGCCCGCACGGCGTGGCGATCTTCGTCGATACGCTCACCGATAATACCACAAGAACGGTGGGAGATGTGCGCTCGGTCTTTAATAAATTCAACGGAAACCTCGGTACGACGGGATCGCTCTCGTTCCTTTTCGACCATAAATCGGTTTTCACCTTTAAGAAAAAGGAGGGACTCGACATGGACGAATTGATCCTTGAACTCATCGATTACGGTGTAGAAGACGAATACGATGAGGACGACGAGACGGGAGAAATCACGATCTACGGTGCACCTACCAGCTTTGGAGAAATACAAAAACATTTGGAAGAAGAGGGATTCGAGGTGACCGGGGCCGAGTTTACCTACATTCCGAATGACTTGAAAGAGGTGACCGACGAACAACGCGAGGTGATTGACAAGATGGTGGAGAAGCTCGAAGACTTCGACGACGTGCAAACCGTCTACACCAACATGAAGTGA
- the pheT gene encoding phenylalanine--tRNA ligase subunit beta, which yields MNISYKWLKEYVDFDLTPQQTADVLTSCGLEVDSIEEVQTVKGGLKGLFVGQVLTCEAHPNSDHLHVTTVDLGRNEPSQIVCGASNVAAGQKVIVADLGCVLYDGDQEFVIKKSKLRGVESFGMICAEDEIGVGSSHEGIIVLPDEAKVGTPAAEYYQLESDWLIEIDITANRADALSHYGVARDLYAWLVQNGYSTSLHRPDESAFKVDNHDLPIEVTVENTEACRRYACVSIMGCEVKESPEWLQNKLRTVGLRPINNIVDITNYIMMAYGQPMHCFDADMVTGRHIIVKTQPEGTPFVTLDGETHTLGATDLSICNEEEPMCIAGVFGGKGSGTYDTTRNVVLESAYFHPTWIRKSARRHGLSTDASYRFERGIDPNGVIYALKQAAILCKELAGGRVSMEIKDVYPQPIEGFEVSLSYDYVDRIIGKQIGNDTIKRIVSTLEMEILREDKEGLLLKVPPYRVDVQRACDVVEDILRIYGYNHVEIPTQLKSSLTIPSEEDRQHQLETLVGEQLVGCGFHEILNNSLTKVAYYEGLNHYTEETCVRVMNPLSADLGMMRQTLLFGGLESIQRNVNRRNANLRLFELGNCYHYHPEKAGEDCPIRAYTEEMHLGLWLTGKRIEGSWAHADEASSFAELKAYVQNIFARLGVAAGMLVTERGDDNVFSQSLVFKNRGGKRVAELGLVASSLLQRFDLSQQVFFADIDWSALMKVARRKEVEFREISKFPAVSRDLALLIDKQVEFQSIETLAMQTEKKLLKRVELFDVYEGKNLPEGKKSYAVNFILQDENATLKDQQIEAIMQKLIRALKEKLGAELR from the coding sequence ATGAATATCTCATACAAATGGCTGAAAGAGTATGTCGATTTCGACCTTACCCCGCAGCAAACAGCCGACGTATTGACCTCCTGTGGCCTTGAAGTAGACAGCATCGAAGAGGTGCAAACCGTGAAAGGCGGACTCAAAGGGCTCTTCGTGGGGCAGGTGCTGACGTGCGAAGCACACCCCAACTCCGACCATCTGCACGTGACGACCGTCGATCTCGGCCGAAACGAACCTTCGCAAATCGTCTGCGGCGCATCAAACGTGGCCGCCGGACAAAAGGTGATCGTAGCAGATCTCGGCTGTGTGCTGTATGACGGCGATCAAGAGTTTGTCATCAAGAAGTCGAAACTGCGCGGCGTGGAGAGCTTCGGCATGATTTGCGCCGAAGACGAGATAGGGGTGGGCTCCTCGCATGAGGGCATCATCGTGCTGCCCGACGAGGCAAAGGTGGGCACTCCCGCAGCCGAATATTACCAGTTGGAAAGCGACTGGCTCATCGAAATCGATATAACGGCCAATCGGGCCGATGCTTTGAGCCACTATGGCGTGGCCCGCGACTTGTATGCCTGGCTGGTTCAGAATGGCTATTCCACGTCTCTTCACCGGCCGGACGAGAGTGCCTTCAAGGTGGACAATCACGATCTGCCCATCGAAGTGACCGTAGAGAACACCGAAGCATGCAGACGTTATGCCTGCGTTTCTATCATGGGCTGCGAGGTAAAGGAGAGTCCGGAGTGGCTGCAAAACAAATTGCGCACCGTTGGCTTGCGTCCCATCAACAATATCGTAGACATCACCAATTATATCATGATGGCCTACGGGCAGCCGATGCACTGTTTCGATGCCGATATGGTGACGGGGCGACACATCATCGTTAAGACGCAACCCGAAGGAACCCCGTTTGTGACCTTAGACGGCGAGACCCACACGCTGGGCGCTACCGATTTGAGCATCTGTAACGAAGAGGAGCCGATGTGTATCGCCGGCGTGTTTGGCGGGAAAGGCAGCGGTACGTATGACACTACGCGTAATGTGGTGCTGGAGAGTGCCTATTTTCATCCTACGTGGATTCGGAAAAGTGCCCGCAGACATGGCCTCAGCACCGATGCAAGCTACCGTTTCGAGCGGGGTATCGACCCCAATGGCGTGATATATGCCCTCAAACAGGCGGCCATCTTGTGCAAAGAACTGGCCGGCGGACGGGTGTCGATGGAGATAAAAGATGTCTATCCTCAGCCCATCGAGGGCTTTGAAGTGAGTCTGTCCTATGACTATGTAGACCGTATCATCGGCAAACAGATTGGCAACGACACCATCAAACGCATCGTCTCGACGCTCGAGATGGAGATTCTACGGGAAGACAAGGAAGGGTTGCTGCTCAAAGTGCCGCCCTATCGGGTGGATGTGCAGCGGGCTTGCGACGTGGTGGAGGATATTCTGCGCATCTACGGTTATAATCATGTAGAGATTCCCACGCAATTGAAGAGCTCGCTCACCATTCCAAGCGAGGAAGACCGGCAACATCAGCTGGAAACGCTGGTGGGAGAACAGCTCGTGGGCTGTGGATTTCATGAGATTCTGAACAATTCGCTCACAAAGGTGGCCTACTACGAGGGGCTGAACCATTATACCGAAGAGACGTGTGTGAGGGTGATGAACCCGCTGAGTGCCGACTTGGGCATGATGCGACAGACGCTGCTCTTTGGCGGTTTGGAGAGCATTCAGCGCAACGTGAACCGTAGAAACGCCAATCTGCGACTCTTCGAGTTGGGCAATTGCTATCATTATCATCCCGAAAAGGCCGGCGAAGACTGCCCGATTCGTGCCTATACGGAAGAGATGCACCTCGGACTCTGGCTCACCGGCAAACGCATTGAGGGCTCTTGGGCACATGCCGACGAGGCTTCTTCGTTTGCAGAGCTAAAGGCCTATGTGCAAAACATCTTTGCACGCTTGGGCGTGGCTGCCGGTATGCTCGTTACGGAGAGAGGAGACGATAACGTTTTCAGTCAGTCGCTCGTCTTCAAAAACCGCGGTGGCAAACGCGTAGCCGAGCTCGGACTCGTCGCTTCTTCTCTTCTTCAACGGTTCGATCTAAGCCAGCAGGTGTTCTTTGCCGATATCGACTGGTCGGCCTTGATGAAGGTGGCGCGACGAAAAGAGGTGGAGTTCCGCGAAATTAGTAAGTTCCCGGCTGTGAGTCGCGACCTGGCACTGCTGATTGACAAGCAGGTGGAATTCCAATCTATCGAGACGCTGGCGATGCAAACCGAGAAGAAATTGCTCAAAAGGGTCGAGCTCTTCGATGTCTATGAGGGAAAAAATCTTCCCGAGGGCAAGAAGAGCTATGCCGTGAACTTCATTCTGCAAGACGAAAACGCTACGCTCAAAGATCAACAGATTGAGGCCATCATGCAGAAACTGATCCGTGCCTTGAAAGAAAAGCTGGGAGCGGAGTTGAGATAA